The Juglans regia cultivar Chandler chromosome 10, Walnut 2.0, whole genome shotgun sequence genome includes the window gacCGCgtaactacaaaaaaattatttatttgtgatcagttatttccagtaaaaataattatttcttgttaaaatgagtctgtttttatcccaactagtcgttattgtcacaaataatttgtcataaatacttatttttcttgtaatgcgCACCTACTGGCCGGCCATTTCATATGCTTAACTCTTTTCTCTCCCTCAAAATTAGAATAAAGAACTAGAgaaaaactttatatatatatatatatatatatatttagggaaAACCGGCCATGATAgtcattaattttattaaatggaaTTATGTATATGCATCATTAGTTTCTCTTGTAGTTGGTTAAATCTCAATAATCGAAACATAAttgaacttaattatatataaagtaacaTCATATCATCACTCTTGATCGATTTTGTTATTGCCTCCGGAGGGGGTGGGATTTGCAGTGATTCTACAAGGAGTTCGACAGCAATATTGCTTTATCCGATGGAGAGAGATCGAGCTAGCTTTTCTTTCAAGAATCGTTGGGAAGGGAAACCTCCCTGCACTTGATGCTAAGTTGCTAACTGTGTTGACAGGCTCTCAAATGTGAACATTTGTCTTACAGTGAATGGCTAGATATCAAAATGAAGATCTGGCCTGCATGCATGcgaactactttttttttaatcaaccagtTATTAATTTGGGTTAAAACACTGGAGTGGTGGAAAAAAGAACTTAATTATAGTACCTACAAATAATTTGGATatgagttagtctacatacagtTTCCACATTTAGGGACTGCTCATGTAAGCCCGtatagttatgtttaaaaaaattttaaaattataatattatttttaaaatgatgttttttttttcctttttctttattcatcAATGAGACTACACACTCAGTCTCTCACtcaagactgcaaatagaatttcctCTTGTACTTAGCATGCTTATTCATGCAAATAGAGTTTCAGTTTGCTAACTtaagtatatatgtatatgtatagtAGTGTTGAAAAAGCTGCTGATCAAACCAAAAAGACAAATgattaaagatatataatattgagTCGAACTGCCTAACTACTGTGGTACTGTTGAttcacatacatatatagttaGATACCATGCCACTTTGAATACAAGGTCTAGGGGCTGAGGTCAGCGATCGAGAAAGCTCAGTCAGGGGTTCCAAATTTCATGAAGCTGGGAAGCAAACAATGGGAAAAACAGCTTAGCTATATGTATggaccaaaattataatcatttgaTTCCATAATTTCCATGCATGGGTGGCTAGCTCCCATGCATGCTGCCATGCTtgttaaaatatcatcactcgAGAAGGAAGAAATCATGGACAATATTAGGGCTTTGAATCTTTGATATATGGTCAAAGCATAATCAGAGTGACCtgattacattaatatttatatccaAAGTCTCCATAAAATGGGGCTGCTCGCATCATCCTTGTACGTGGGTGATGATGCCACTACTTTTCTAACACAGTCATCCACACTTTCCTCCACAATAAATGCCACCCTCATAGTGATGCAGTAGTCAGTCACCCTTGAGAAAGTGGTCTATACATAGTTAGAGGATAAGGGgaagcaatttaattttttagttagTTATTTACGTGTCACTTCTAATTCGATCTTAGATTTCAGAATCTGAATAGATCTTCAAGTTTGTAATTTGGAAAAGAAGTCACTTCTCTGAGGGAATGAATAGCTAGGATTCAAAGCCTTCACCAAAATATTTCATGGAACAGAGAAAATGAGACGGGGAGTTTTTTGTGGAACCACCAAAAAGATAAATCAAGACCCTCTCATGCATATTTTCTCTGGAATGACAAACGGAATAGTGCATTATGATCGACAATATCACCCTTTTCTTCAACCTCACATATCGTTATTACTGTGCTCTACGTCTCTTCAGAAAAGTTTTACAAGAAAATACATCCATCCACCTGCATGTGGGCTGCATTCGCAAGCGACATCGACCAAACTCCCTCTTCCTCATGCAAAAGACATGAAATCGACAAGACAAAAGATGAcgaaaaaaacactaaaaactgTGAACTTTCATTTGGTAGGACAAGGCCTGGCTGCCACTTCTCCGAAATGGAATAATCTAGTCGATCCGAGTCACTCGAACATGGGCAAGTACGCCTAGCCGATAGAGTCGTTGACTCGGACCTCCATGGCAACTTCAATTGGGTACCCATATACATGCAAGAGATGCAATGCATTTGGAGAAATGACCAAAAGCTCTGTTTTCATGTCAAATTTGCAGGCACTAACTAGTTTGCATGATCTCTCTGTTCTTGATGGTGACCTGAGTGTGTTAAGTAAGAGTCCCCCGGTTTTGTAGGattgtatatataaagtagGTTTTTGTAGCAGAAGATATAATTACAAGTTTTAATAAAGAGCATCAAATAGTGAAtagaccaaaaataaataaatgaataggTTATGCATTTGCGCGCATGAAGGGCATTTTGAAGAAATGTGGAGAGTTGTGTTCCACTTTTGTTAGACATTCCCTAAAGAAAAATGGACCCAAAACGAATCACTTGAGAAACATTCCCCTAATGAAGATCATTGTCCTGTATCAACTTTGCCCTATTGATGAACTGTGCGCACGtgtgtcatcatcatcatttgtaCGTACGTGGTAGACCGAATTATTCTATCTCATGCACGTGCATGAGGCCCCCGGGACACGCAATGTTGGCCTGCAGGGAGGACGTACCATTTTATTCTTCATACAAAAAGCCCTTGATCcctgcaaaacaaaacaaaataaacatattatgtGATAGAGAAAAGTCCATGTAAAAGCTAGGACGAACTTGGTTTGTTTGAGATTTGGAATTTGCAATTTATTATGAATTAACTACAATTTACTTTCACATTCTacacctataactttttcatacaGTGTTaaggtatttttcatatagtgtGGGgtgtgagatgatgaatagtaattgataagaagaattttttttgaaatttacgGTGGTGATCATGACAAAGATTAGAAGAATGTGACACGCTAAGAACTCAAGCTTTACATAGCCATTTAAATTGAAGTTGAATTATGCGACTTTTGACTTTGCATTGGATTCATGCAGTACTTGGGGACATGAAATAATTCATCCCTACTAAAAAATGGTAGACATAAAAGGGCAAAGTAATAATTATgggctttctttttgttttttaatgatctTCTTTTGGGAGGGTAGATAAATAGACGTCACCGTTAACTCAGGcagtatattaattagttaacaATTTACTTGTTAATTTATTCATACAGAACCAAATGTTATAAGCCAGAAACTCTAGCACAACTACCATGGTAGCTTTTCTCTATTTGaattaagaaaatagtttatttaaagTATATAGCTCagaatatttcattattatttattattttattattactttttacatactttttactataattcaatattctatcattatttttttttattacattttcattactattcaataaatacttgagaatacctcactacccaaacgcaacCGAGACTTGACAAGAGTTTATAATATGCATCCATCAGCCTGGTAAAGTCAgctaagagaaaaaaaaacggtaatagattttttttttttttttataagtgtaaatagcaacataaattagaaagagaCCAAAcgtgaaaatagaaaataaaaactggCTATCAAATCCATCAAGTGGGAGCAAAGATCGTGAAATGAAGTTTCAGACTAATGTACAACAATAAAGCAACAACTATCTTTTGCTTCTTTCACGCTTCTCCCTCTACAATGGTACATAACATATATTTAATGTACAGCATGTTTGATAATTTGATGATTCTcattacataaaagaaatgCCCATTCATTGATTGGAGCACCTCTTCAATAGTGCATCACATTTGACCTGCAACAAAGAAGCAACAGCCTTTTCGGCTTCCTTCTGCCCACCTTTTTCTGTTGTTAGCTCATACAGATGATGGCTGATTCAACTGAGTCTTAAAACGCAACATCTTCGGCAGATTGCTCGATTCAGGCAGCCCATGCATTCAGCACCTCTCTATTGTGCTTTCCTCAACTCCTGTGACCTGCTATAGATTGGCTGAAATCACAAGAAGCTCGTTCCTAAAGAGAGGTCAGTCAAATTTGAGAGAATATGTGAACGAGTTGTTCCAATCTGATTGGCGATTTCAAGCTGTTCCTCCAATGGAAGCATCTCGTAACtggcaaaaaagaaaatatcacaaAGTTGCTAGGGCTTTCAATACAGTATCTGGATAACAAAACagtatacttttatttttttttaataagtaataaggtatttatttatatacttttatttttttttaataagtaataaggtatttatttatcaaaagggtTAAGAGGATCTACAAAGAGAGCATGTGGGAGATTTGCAGAAATACAAACAAGGTTATAAGATTACGAATATATATTGCCATTTCACAAGACTTCTGATGTCTTCTGAAATTGAGAAGAGACTCAGATTTTCAGCGCCACTCAAGGGAAGATCTGAGCATGATCCTCATAACCAACATCAGATGATCCCACTCAAGACATCAAAACATTTAGCGGAAGATGAAACTTACTTGCATAGCAGCTCACAATCAACTATGCTGTCAGGGCCAGATCGATGGGCCTTTCCATTTGTGCGGAACTGGCGGAAAGATCTTGGATTTAGGCCAGCAACATGGGGAACAGCATCAACAAGCTTTCTTTGTAATGACTGCAGTCTACGAAATGTGAGTTCATCAAGAGGTGCAATGCAACCAATGCTGCCGTCCAAGGTACCAAACAACAAAGCAAATCGATTGATTTTATCAGAGCCTGGAGCTGCACCACTCCGGTCCGATGAAGTGGAAAGCATCTGCAACCTCAAGAACTTAGTCACATGGGCACCAACATGAAACTCAGCCCTCGAAAGAAGCTTCTGTCCCTTCCAACTCTCGGACATCTTTGGCGCATAATAAAATATCTGTTTCggcacaaaatattcaaactgaGTCGATACTTTCAAACTAGCCGAGTATAAGCAAAAATGTAGACATCATGAAGGTGCTAACCTGAATGTTCTTTTGATCATCTGAAACTATGAGGCTGAGGGTACTTCCATCAATTAAAAACTCTGTTGCAAAACAATCAAGGGAGCCAAAATCCTTTGCTAATAAGCTAAGTTGAGATCCCTGCTCCTTCCAGCTAAGAAAGTAAATGCTTTTGTGAACGTCCCCAAGGAGGATAAAATTCTTGACCTGCAACAAGATTATAGCACAGAGAGAAAGAATAAGCTAAGTTGAGATCCCTGCTCCTTCCAGCTAAGAAAGTAAATGCTTTTGTGAACGTCACCAAGGAGGATAAAGAAATAACATATTAACGAGAACTTATATTGCTCGGGAAGAGAGCTGCAATAACCTAAGTTAAGATTCAGGGGGTGGGGGGCTTGTGTTCCCTTAACCGTTGATCTAATACACTTCATTCTCTTTTATTCTGATATATCTAGGTGGTTCTCTTTTGTACTTCCTATCTATGGTGATGATGCCTCTTTTTTGGGATCTTCATCTCAACGAATGTtttaagtttaggaatatgtatatgtatttttatttggttctttttttccttGGGCACCATCagatttctctcttctttttttttcttgttttcttctcaCCAAAAGGTAATTCTCAAACATATGGGGAATATCTAAATAATACCAGTCTCGTACCATATCACCAACTCAAGccattaaaaatactaaaatcaagGATTGATATCCATGTACGATATGgatgttgagaaaaaaaaagaacccgTACGATATTTAAGCTCACGACGTATAATGGAGGAGCATCGAAAAATGCAATGCCATTCAACTCAGTACCAGTCCAGttgtgtaaaattattttaggacCAGAAGCTATCAACAAATGGCCTTGAAGAGAGGCTAAAGCAGATATAGCACCCTTCAATTCCTTTGAGTAAACCTCTGAaacctgaaaagaaatgatgaaattaacaaataagatattttttggaagGTAATATTAACACGATACAATAGCAGGAATACAATAAAGGCCAAATGAAATGAAAGCTTAACACAGGTTGGATAATCTGGGGTAAAAATTGTAACATCACATAGAATTGAAGTCAATCAAATTCCAAAGAATATAGTCAACCAATCAAAGGTCTATAGCatccaaacaaaataccaaatttTGGGGATTATCGGTGTTTTTTCCAACAGCAAATAAAAGCACACGTCCTCTTGCAGCAACATCTTCCCCTTGCACATAAGCAGTCCCAATAGCCAAAAGTGTTTCATTCTCTTTGGTAATGGTATTCTGCAATGAGGAGCTGAGTAAGTAAAAATCATACTCTAGgccaaaagaaaagagaaacgaTTAAGGAGACACCAGTTagttttttctaaattcatatAATATCCTATCCACATCTTTCCCCccaaaaaaaggcaaaaaaattcAGATGAAAAAGCAACAAACTAACCAACAATGTAACCACTCGCACAGTTAGAGCATTTTCAGAACTCTGCATTGGAATTGTAGCCATAGTTTGCCAAGGGCCACCAGACTTTTCTGGTTCCAAAATGCGGACCTCATATTCATCTACTGTATAAGTCCGATGCTGCTCATCGGAACccaaattatgattttcaaccTGATGGCCAACTTCTTGATCAACCAGAGATGAAAGAACTTGATTCAATGGCTTATGAACCTGATCAAATTAAATAGAAATTGCATAGATGCTTCAAGTAAGCTCCAGAAAAACAAACTCTTACAATTATATTAAGCAAAATATGCTCTGGAAATAATAAATCAACGCAATTGAATAAAGCTTCATAACAATGAACATAAGATTCTAGTTAGCCATGACTTTAAGAGGAAGACAGATCTAGCACACTATTATCCAGATGTCTCAGATAAACAAACTTCTCTAccttttttttgacaagtaaaattttattgatataaaaggcATCACCTAAGTAAGTACACGGGTAACAAACTTCTTTATCTTTCCAGTAtgcattataaaaaataaaataaaaaacagaagaCAAACTCAGCATCTAAATGGAACCTAAGAAACTCAAAAGACGTCAGATTTGACAGATGAGTACAATTACTTggtaaataaaatgaaagaataagAAAGTAAAGGAAATGCTACTGTCTGTGGATCTCTAGATGCAATATATTCGGCGTGTCTGACATGATGCTTCTCTTCTCCCTTTTTCTTTCCAGTAAGTAATAGAATACATTTTTGTTTACTGatcataaaaaaagtaatataacGCATTACCATTGGCAAACCAACAGAAGAAATCAAGAACACCACCtatcaatttcttaatcaaGCCATGAGCTGTGAGGGCAAAATAACTTTTCAGCAACTCATGGTATGAATAGGCAACAAAACACTTTATGGTGACAGCCAAGCTGATGGATCACGGGGGAAAAAGGACATGCTAATTGATAATGGAATACcagaatctaaaaaatttaatcaaagaatttttatgataagtatcacataaagaaatataaaagataatcaTGCACACACAGACACATATGAAAGGTGTAAAATGTACTCACAGGAACTGAAACTATAAGGGGGTATAAATTCTTCTCAGCAAAGTAGGTGACTTGATGTGGGGTGCCTTTCAGTGGAATCTAACCAAAAGATGAAAATTGTCAATTGCAAAATTATTGATGTTAATAAATGTGGCTTTGTATatgacaaataaaatgaaagaaaacataaGCACACTTTTTGTACTGGCCAATAGTTGTCATAGCTTGATACAGATGGCAGTTGgcaaattttcaaaatgccCTATAAAGAtgaaacacaaacataaaacataagAATGTGTCGAGCTGATtttcaaagaagaaagaaaaggaaatagaaaaataatctaCAGCAGGGACCCATATTGTTCCCAAACCTGTGATGTAACATATATGAGCCCATGATTGCAATTAACATTGTGGAGAACAGTGAAGGCAACAATACATCCGTCGCATAGCTGCCAAAGAAAAAGTGGAGCTTAATAAAAGTAGCACAATAAACAACATACAAAATTTGCGAAACCAAAAATGAGAGATCCATTTTCTTTTAGGTCTGAAATCTAGGCAATGACCAAGGAGACATATACAAGCTACTTTTTTCGCGGTGTATAATCTTATAACAAAAATTAGACAAAATAGACTCAGAAAACATCAACTGCTAACAACTTTCTTTTCATATGTAATAAATGCTGAAAATTCTTAAATGCATTCTGTAATAAGGAGAGAGTACCATGTCATACTGCTTTCTACTTCTGAAATTCAGGTTTCATATTTGAAGTGATCAAAGTTTAACCCAAAGGCAAATAACAAACTTAAAATTGATGATTTCTATTGATATCAAAAAAATCTATAGACTTGCCCTAATCCTGATCTTGAAGTACCAAAGAATATCCAAAGGAGAACTTTTCAGATGGACCACATTGTGGACCATCTGAAAACTTCTGGATGCTTCTAATTAACAAGTCCAAACACTGAGTAGATAAAAACAAGGTCAAATACTGACCAACTATGATGAGTATAATACTTTAAGCTGGCCTCAACTATTCCCTCTCTAAGGATAAATAGAGCCAGATATCTGACCTGTGGATGAACTCGAAGCCGCTCCCTGAATACCATAAACCATGCTGGTCTTGATCCAGAAAGGAACAAGCCTTGGTGGCCACCAATATTCTTGAAAATGGTAATTCTTTGGCATGGCGACCCACTTGGTGTCTCCTCCCTTGCATACGTGTCCAAGGGGACACGGACAAATCTCAAATTTCTAAGTCTAGAAGCACTGATGCTACTTAAACCACCAGAATTCTGTACAGAAGCTGAATCTTCAACTCTAGAGTTACTCTCAGCACCTTCATATAAATATGCGTGGTAGCAAAGAATTGTTCCATCACTCAATATCCCAAAAAGGAAAGGGCGGCTATGCTGTCCTGCCCATCTCTGCATGGCCAACTCAACAACCTTCATGTTCTGTGTACTTTCTTTCCTGCCTTGGCCAGTAACTTCTTCGGAACTTCTCTTCGTCACTTCAATATCTTTGGCTGGTTCTGGCATAAATGCATCAACAAGGAGGGGATTCCCAGACATGAACTTTTCCGCAGAAAAAACACAATTGAAGTTAGGCACATCTAATATTTCGAGTGCACCACTTTCATAACAAACAACACAATATATATCACCCTGATCATGTGGTGCACCATCGGCACCATCAATTGCCTCACTTATTCCTGTAGAAAGCCATGCATCAGTACTTGTCTTCCGGAGCCATGGCTCAGGTCCTTTATCATGATACAGCGTACAGGCAGATACGAATTTCTTTGAGGTCTCAAAAGAAGATGGAGTGTACATGGAAACAGTGCAAGTTAAAGGATCTGCAcgtacagaaaaaaaaaaaataggttagCAGCAAAAGGAATGGGAAAAATATTGCACATGTATATCATCATGAGTAAAGTAGCACCTCCTTGAAGGCCATAGCATGCTTTAGCACATTATATTTCATCGACTGATTCCTACAGATACATACATCAAACTCTGCTATAGTAGACATCATGTCACGGTTACCATAATCATAATTATAAAACTTAGCTCATTGAGATGTTCAACTTTCCTACAGATAAGTCTGATACAGACATCTGATGATATAGATAATTCTCTATATACCAATATAGTCCCCCTAGCAAAGCCAGAACAGAAAGAAAAGAGTATGTTAAACAAAAGGTAGACCCATATCCTAAATTAATCAGGAATTTTAGCTGAGTTAGCTTGACCCAAAACATTCAGTTATTACTTTGATCTACATGAACCCATAATGAATAAAATCGTAtcaataagcaaataaaataatatgacaaTTTGAGAAAAAACATTGTCAAACATAACGCAAATGCCATGATAAATACTTTTAATAAATGACTTCATATGTTTCGCTACAAAGATTGAGCTAAACAAAGAATCATTAACATTTAGAAGTATTCATAACTACTGTTACTGAAGAGACATGACAAAGCATACCTCCAACAAGCAGCCGAATGCTTCCATCAGTCATTCTCAGTAACACATATGGATCAGCGATAGAGACAGACAATACAGTGGAACTCTCAGAACCAGATTCAGAGTTTGGTACTCCAACATTTAGATCTTGAGTCATAAAAGAACCATCTAAAATTCGAGCACCACGTTCAAAGACCTGGACAACTCGACGCCTGAAAGAGGAAAGTACTAGATAATTCAGATTTCTCTCTATATCAATCTTCACCTAAGATCATTTCCCTTACTGAAACAGGAAAACAATGCATAATATAATTACTACAGCAGACTACTGATGGAGCCGATAATAATGCATTAAGTTGATGTcagtaaattaagaaaaaaaagtcaaGCCCCTTGGCACTGGAGATTGATAGAGCAAAGGCTGGCTTGGCATGCCAAGGTTTCATTAACAATAACATCTCATATGCAAAGGCTTGACTGTATGCCATGAATAATATGTAAAGCTGATGGCTTTGTTACTTCAGCACTACAATCTACAATGGTCAGATGAATGGTTCCCACTTCTTGCCAATCTTTGTTTCTTTCcaaatttcagattttagacCATTGTACCacccaaatttcattttttaatagtttctCTTCCTCTAAATAACTTGTCTTAAATTCCAGATTTGACAGATGGCCAATACTAAATTAAGTCCCAAACTTTAATAATCACAAAAGAGGTAATAAGTTTTATTGTATTCAGCATTATGTTGGCTAACTTGGCCAAGCCAACTCCTAATTTTTTCCACCTTTTTATATAGATCC containing:
- the LOC108979156 gene encoding cleavage and polyadenylation specificity factor subunit 1-like isoform X1 yields the protein MSFAAYKMMQWPTGIDNCASGFITHSRADFVPRIPPIQTDDLESDWTHRRGIGPVPNLVVTAANILELYVVRVQEEGSRESRSSSETKRGGVMDGISGSSLELVSHYRLHGNVESMAVLPLGVGDGSRMRDSIILTFQDAKISVLEFDDSIHGLRTSSMHCFEGPEWLHLKRGRESFARGPLVKVDPQGRCGGVLVYDLQMIILKAAQDGSGLVGDDDAFGSGVAVSARVESSFLINLRDLDMKHVKDFIFVHGYIEPVMVILHEREPTWAGRVSWKHHTCMISALSISTSMKQHPLIWSAVNLPHDAYKLLAVPSPIGGVLVIGANSIHYHSQSASCALALNNYAVPVDSSQEMPRSSFSVELDVANATWLLTDVALVSTKTGELLLLTLVYDGRVVYRLDLSKSKASVLTSGITTIGNSFFFLGSRLGDSLLVQFTCGLGSAILSSGQKEEVGDIEGDAPPVKRLRRSSSDALQDMVSGDEISLYGSAPNNADSTQKTFSFAVRDSLINVGPLKDFSYGLRINADANATGVSKQSNYELVCCSGHGKNGALCVLRQSIRPEMITEVELPGCTGIWTVYHKNARGQLATDDNEYHAYLIISLEARTMVLETADLLTEVTESVDYFVQGRTLAAGNLFGRRRVVQVFERGARILDGSFMTQDLNVGVPNSESGSESSTVLSVSIADPYVLLRMTDGSIRLLVGDPLTCTVSMYTPSSFETSKKFVSACTLYHDKGPEPWLRKTSTDAWLSTGISEAIDGADGAPHDQGDIYCVVCYESGALEILDVPNFNCVFSAEKFMSGNPLLVDAFMPEPAKDIEVTKRSSEEVTGQGRKESTQNMKVVELAMQRWAGQHSRPFLFGILSDGTILCYHAYLYEGAESNSRVEDSASVQNSGGLSSISASRLRNLRFVRVPLDTYAREETPSGSPCQRITIFKNIGGHQGLFLSGSRPAWFMVFRERLRVHPQLCDGCIVAFTVLHNVNCNHGLIYVTSQGILKICQLPSVSSYDNYWPVQKIPLKGTPHQVTYFAEKNLYPLIVSVPVHKPLNQVLSSLVDQEVGHQVENHNLGSDEQHRTYTVDEYEVRILEPEKSGGPWQTMATIPMQSSENALTVRVVTLLNTITKENETLLAIGTAYVQGEDVAARGRVLLFAVGKNTDNPQNLVSEVYSKELKGAISALASLQGHLLIASGPKIILHNWTGTELNGIAFFDAPPLYVVSLNIVKNFILLGDVHKSIYFLSWKEQGSQLSLLAKDFGSLDCFATEFLIDGSTLSLIVSDDQKNIQIFYYAPKMSESWKGQKLLSRAEFHVGAHVTKFLRLQMLSTSSDRSGAAPGSDKINRFALLFGTLDGSIGCIAPLDELTFRRLQSLQRKLVDAVPHVAGLNPRSFRQFRTNGKAHRSGPDSIVDCELLCNYEMLPLEEQLEIANQIGTTRSHILSNLTDLSLGTSFL
- the LOC108979156 gene encoding cleavage and polyadenylation specificity factor subunit 1-like isoform X2 is translated as MVILHEREPTWAGRVSWKHHTCMISALSISTSMKQHPLIWSAVNLPHDAYKLLAVPSPIGGVLVIGANSIHYHSQSASCALALNNYAVPVDSSQEMPRSSFSVELDVANATWLLTDVALVSTKTGELLLLTLVYDGRVVYRLDLSKSKASVLTSGITTIGNSFFFLGSRLGDSLLVQFTCGLGSAILSSGQKEEVGDIEGDAPPVKRLRRSSSDALQDMVSGDEISLYGSAPNNADSTQKTFSFAVRDSLINVGPLKDFSYGLRINADANATGVSKQSNYELVCCSGHGKNGALCVLRQSIRPEMITEVELPGCTGIWTVYHKNARGQLATDDNEYHAYLIISLEARTMVLETADLLTEVTESVDYFVQGRTLAAGNLFGRRRVVQVFERGARILDGSFMTQDLNVGVPNSESGSESSTVLSVSIADPYVLLRMTDGSIRLLVGDPLTCTVSMYTPSSFETSKKFVSACTLYHDKGPEPWLRKTSTDAWLSTGISEAIDGADGAPHDQGDIYCVVCYESGALEILDVPNFNCVFSAEKFMSGNPLLVDAFMPEPAKDIEVTKRSSEEVTGQGRKESTQNMKVVELAMQRWAGQHSRPFLFGILSDGTILCYHAYLYEGAESNSRVEDSASVQNSGGLSSISASRLRNLRFVRVPLDTYAREETPSGSPCQRITIFKNIGGHQGLFLSGSRPAWFMVFRERLRVHPQLCDGCIVAFTVLHNVNCNHGLIYVTSQGILKICQLPSVSSYDNYWPVQKIPLKGTPHQVTYFAEKNLYPLIVSVPVHKPLNQVLSSLVDQEVGHQVENHNLGSDEQHRTYTVDEYEVRILEPEKSGGPWQTMATIPMQSSENALTVRVVTLLNTITKENETLLAIGTAYVQGEDVAARGRVLLFAVGKNTDNPQNLVSEVYSKELKGAISALASLQGHLLIASGPKIILHNWTGTELNGIAFFDAPPLYVVSLNIVKNFILLGDVHKSIYFLSWKEQGSQLSLLAKDFGSLDCFATEFLIDGSTLSLIVSDDQKNIQIFYYAPKMSESWKGQKLLSRAEFHVGAHVTKFLRLQMLSTSSDRSGAAPGSDKINRFALLFGTLDGSIGCIAPLDELTFRRLQSLQRKLVDAVPHVAGLNPRSFRQFRTNGKAHRSGPDSIVDCELLCNYEMLPLEEQLEIANQIGTTRSHILSNLTDLSLGTSFL